TTTAGGCACTTTCAGTGGGGAGCGTGCAGGCATGACAGCCCTGCCCCATTTCctgtcttctcttccttcccctgtGGCTGCTGTTAGAGAGACTCTGTCTAGCCTGACCCTGTCTAGGGGCTCAGAGAAGGTGACTGGGGATTCAGGGTTCCTGTTCCACTTTCCACAGCAGGAGGCCACATAAGGACTTGGCCCCAAAGCTCCAGCTCATAATAAAGTAATGTGTGCCTTGCATCTCCTCCGTGTCCTGTCTTACCCTTAGGCTCTTGGTGCTGCAAGTTGGGAATCCAGCCTCTTAGGGACCTGAGGACCCATGAATCAGAGTGGAAATTACATCTTTGCTGATAAGAAAATGATTAGCATTTGACTGAGATCCCTAAAGGTCTCTCTGCTGTTtccctgctctctcctctctggaTTTAGGTCCAATCCTTCTGCGTTCTCACTGTGTGAGCATCACACAGTGACGTCCAGAGAGCTTGACGGTGCCCAAGGTAGGGGCAGGACAGGGACCAGCCACTCACAAGGTGTTTGTTCCTTTCTGACTGCCACGTGTGTTCTGGTACCACCTGCGTACCTTGGACGCAGTCCCTGCCCTCAGATGGGAGACCAGAGGCAGGGCCCCTAACCTAGCAAGGAGGAgaggtcagagaaggcttcctggaagagcgAAGAGGAGCTGTCCAGGTGCACATGGGAGGCATTTGAGTAACAGCAGTGAATACCACAGCCAAGTACTTTCTCCCCAATCACCAGGCCTCCGAACTACTATAATCTATCTCCAGGTGAGTGATTACCTGTCCTGCAGTCCCCCCACctctcttcagtgtctgactccTAGACCCCTGGGAGAGGCTTAGTCCCCACATTTTCTCCTTCCTGCTCTCAGGCCTGGCAGCTGCCAGAGAAGGTCCCAGAGTTTCCTGCAGATGGAGTTACCCCAGATGGTGGCCACACTCAGAGCACACATGTGGCTGACATCCTCATGTTGGGCAGAGGCTACAGGCAGAGCCATTCAGCAGCTGACGGATTAGAGGAAGCCTGGACTCTCTGGAAAGACTTCGCCAACAAGGAACCAGAGCAGCAGTAGAAGGGACCAGACTGCAGAAAGGGGGCTCTGACCCACGGCTGCagggaaaacagaggcagagagattCAGGGACAAAGTGAGGAAGAATTTAGGGAGAAAGGTAGACAGAGATGAAGAGACAAGGAGAGTCCCACTTCCCTTTCCAGAGGTCATTAAGTTTATGCCCCAGCCTCCTGTTGACACCACTGAAGCACTGCAGGGTGAGATGAAGTGGGGTAGagatctgagtgaactctggtgaAGCTGATCTTTGCTCCTCTGCCCAGACTCTGGTGGGAGAGGCACTGGTGGAGGAGAgtcggggctggggagggggaatCCTAAACTTTCCCAGTGCCTGAAATGGCATTATCAGAACTCAAGCCAGGTTGGAAGCTGAGACTTGGCTGGTCTTGACTCTGCCACAGATGACTCTGTCATCTGGAGCAAGTCACTTCTGTCTCTGGGCCTCACTTTGTTATGTAATGAGGGCAGTATTTCCTGTCCCACCTCCTTCCAGTTGATTATTGCGCAGTAAGAATAACGTGAGGTGGGGGCCCCCCTGGTGTGGTGGTTCAGAGTTGGGCTCCAGGGCCAGGCTGTCTGGGCCCCATCCCTTGCTAGGTCTGTGTGTGGGGCCGgttgcttcacctctctgtgtctgtctcatCCGTGGAACAGGGGTGATGACAGTATCTGCACCATCGGGTCACGGTGAGGACTCATGTGCCCGGAACCCTGAGTGGTATTGTGCCATGGAGAAGGGTGGGAGCAAAGTGGAGGCTGAGGCTCCTTCCTGCCCACTGTTCTAAAAGCcttgagggaggaggcaggacccCAGGGTGAGGAGCAGCTGTGATTTCTTCCCTGAGAATGGCCTGTTCCCAGCTGGAGAGGTGATGCCTTAGGCAAACCCTGGGCCAGCAAGTGTTCAAGAGAAGAGAAGACTCATGGCCACAGAGAATCTGGGGACCATCTAGTCCAATATGCTTATgctacagatagggaaactgaggttcagagaggaaaAATTGGTCACAGAGTTGGGGCAGAGCCTGGGTTAaagcccaggtctccagcaccCATGACCTGACCTTGACCTTGGGAGGTGGTCTGAGGGAGTTCTGAGCACAGTTATAGACAGAGGGCTCCCCCGCGGAAGGAGGAGAAGGCCTGGGGAGAGCTTTGTGGAGTGGCCCTTCCCACTGTCACCTCAGTGCAGCCTGGAGCTCCCTGGGGTCTGATCAGTGACCTCCTGTGAAGGAGGGGCCTGCCCCAGGCCCGGGTGGAGGGGAGCAGGTGTGTCAGCTCGCCACGTATACACCCCACGTATCCCAAATATACACCCTGTGGGAAAGGTTAGCAACCCCCACAGGTGTCTGCTTAAGAAagtctaattttcattttaataaaagacGGTTGTTTTTCATTTAAGGGGGATGTTCACCCAGGAAAGGGGCCCAGACCCAGAGCAGTCAGCTCATCTCCGAACAGAGTCCTGCCGATGCCTGCAGCCCTTACCTGAGTTACCCAGACGGCAGCGCTCAGACTTGCATTGCTTGTCTGCAGGAAAGAAACAGCAAAGAATCAAAGGCTCAATAGATCTCAGGACAGAAAGGGACCCCAGAGTACCTCCCTGACTAGCTCTCAGAGAAACTGATGCCTTTTCCCCTAATTCTGCTTCCTTACAGTGGGACCACCCTTGCCTGGGTTTGACTAGACCCACGAGCAGCAGGGCCAGGAAGGCCCCAGCCCTCAAAGCCAGGGTGATCTGggctctccttctcctcccttggCCTGTAACTTTACCTCTATGCCGCACCCACCGCTCCTTCTCCCCTGTCTTGTCCCAGCCAAGGAGGGGCTAGTTTATGTTCTTTGCCAGTCTTGGTCACCTTCCATCAAACATGCATGCTCATGATGCTGTCCACGGTGGGATCTGAAGCCACAGTGGACCTACTCCCACTTGAGATGTGCTCGGTGGATCCAGCCAACAGCCTGCCTGGCATCCCTCAACCAGGACCAGCAGCCCACAGCCCTTCAGTGACTAAGGACCTGTGCCCATCCTCACAATTACTCCTCTGCCTGGTCCTGTGATGGTGGAGAGGAAAGCACCCGAGAACCCAAACTGCCAGAACCCAGACTGCCAGAACCCAAACTGGAACTTAGCGGGATGGCACCCAAATGCTGTCTCACCACCTCACTGTCACCTTGACCCAGTACACGCACAGCCCAGGGTTTCTGCTCAGTCAAAAAACACACTCCTCTCAGAAAACATGGTAGGGGCCCACACTCATTTCTGGCAACAGCTTCCATCTGGGAGAGAAGCCTGATCAAGGCTGTTTGGCCCTCAGATGGCCAAAAACACCTGTACTGGTCAGAAAACCCTCTCAGCAGGCAAGTGCCCAGCTCTGGCTTAGACTGTGTACGTGTCCCCTGAAAACGGGACGGGGAAGCCCAGCTTGTGCACAGCTGCTGGCTGACATGTGCCCTGCTCACCTTTGATGTACTCGCAGTTGTATGTGCTGCGCTTGCCCACGGCCCGGAGGTAGATGCGGGAGGGGCCCTGGGCTGGCCTGCTGGCGTTGATCACCTGGAAGGTCTCAAAGGGAGGGATCAGCACTTCCTCCTCCCCAGGGAAGAAGGAGTAGCCCTTGATTGGGGCCCCAAGGCAAGTCCAGATGCCAAAGAAGGTGTCTTCCCCAAAGTGCTGGGCCGCAGCATCCTGCAGGGACGCGGAGGCAAAGCCCCCCAGCCTGACAGTGGCCCCAGGCCCGGCCGGCCGGAAGCGCAGGCCCTGCACCCCTCGGAACACCTGGTGGCACTGGGGTGGACGCTGGCCGCTGCTCAGCAGCTGCAGGGCTTCGGTCAGCAGGAAGTGGAGTGTCTTGAAGGAGAAGTGCTGGAGGTAGTGAGCCCGGGAGCGACCCGCCTCACGCACGGCCGCATTGAATTCTTTGTGCAAGGGGCTGTTGGCCGTGTAAGCCAAGAGGGCCACCCCGTGCTCTTCTCGGAAGCCCAGGGGGGCGAGCAGACGGGTAGGGCTGACGCCCCACTCGGGCCCCCAGGCCTGGCGCTCCCGCCACTGGCTGCTTGCCTGCACCCAGCCATCAGGGTACACTTTGTTGGCCTGGAACTCTGTGCGGTTGAGTTCCGGGAGAGCCGCTGCCATGGCTGTGGCACAGCCAGCATACTGGTCATCAAAGGAGGCCAGGGCCATATCTAGGGGCATTTCTCGAGAGAGGAGGTCTCGTCGTATGACGGGGTGGCTCTGGGCCTGCGAGAGGGGGAGCAGCAAGGATTGAGAGGTTAGGCCCCAGGAGAACAGGAGCCCTGTTATCCAGCTCCCCCCTTCACTAAGCTGAGTGGCTGAATGAGAGGAAGGGCCCCAAACACACTTGgaggggaagtgaagtgaaagtctctcagtcatgtccagctctttgcgaccccatggagtatacagtccatggacttctccaggccacaatactggagggggtagcctttcccttctccaggagatctttcgaacccaggtctcccacattgtaggcagattgtttaccagctgagccacaagggaagccctggaggggaaggggattGGGAACTACCAGCAATGGATGCCCTGAGACTGGGCTCCAGGGCTATCCTCTCAGACTGAGCCATCCCCAAAGGAAGCACCCGGCAGAGTTCAGAAGCCAGCACCTGGGGgatggggacagcagaggatgaccGTACCTGAAGTGCTTCCATGAGGCCCATGGACACAAGCAACAGAGACATCACGGCAGGGCTCTGCATGTTGGAGATGACCCTGCTCAAATcagtctctgggcctcagtttcctcacctggaaaaAGAGAATCTGCACAGTTCAATAAGGACAAATtggaacttcctggtggtccagtggctaagactccactctcccaatgtagggggccctggtttgatccctggtcagggaactagatcccacctctgcaactgagagttcacgtgctgcaactaaaaagattccacgtgccacagtgAAGGTGGAGGaccctgtgtgccacaagtaagaccagCGCGGCctaaatacataaacaaacaaacaaaaaacatgaatTGATACCTGGTCTGGGTCACTTACACTGCTTGGCACAGGGTCACAGCatagaaatggaggctcagaagagagagagagcccttcTTGCTGGAAGGAACATGGgaaacttcctggaggaggaacatGTGACTAGGGTCTTACGGGATAAAGAGGAGAATAAGGCTTCAGTCAATGGAGGTGGGAGAGAAAAGACTGGAGtctggagagagaaaaatgttaGGGGCAGCAGGAATGGGAACAGGAAAGGTACTATAGGTAGGAACTCTCACGATGTAAAGAGTGAAAGACACTTTTTCTAGTGCAGCAGGTGCAGGGTGGGAATGTTGGAAAGCTTGGGGTCAGTCCTGAAGGAGCTTGACTTCCAAAGTGAGAGGTCCGGGCTTCCCCTCGTGGGGACCTGAGGCTGAAACAGGGCAGATCCAGGAGTGGTCAGCTGGTGAGGCCACAGCAGGACCCCAGGGACAGGCTCAGAGCAGGGCTCCAGGAAGGGGTTCCAGCTTTGGGTCAAGATTGGAACAGTTTCCAGGTTGGTGGtgcttctttatttctgtttattaccAAGTAATGCATGCTCATTGTATATGAATGAATCACAATGCCCAAGGCCCCCATTTATTCTTCTCCCTCCATGTCCCCTTTGCACTATTACCCAGGCCTGCTGTTTTCCTGGTAATGGGACCCTTCACGACCTTTTTTGATGTACatacaaataatataatatttaagtatatatacacacatagttTTCTGTGTGCAGCctatttttggttttcttactgtcacttttttcaaaaagaaaaaggaaacatgcTTACACATACACGTTCTGCAACATTTTCCCAGGAAATAATGTACCATACACTTCCTTCCATGTCATACATGCGTATCTACCTTGTTCGTTATAATGGCAGCATGGAATTTCATAGTAGAGTTAgtccacaatttatttaaccatttcctTATTGACGGGCACTTAGTGTTTTTTCCTCAGTCTTTGATATTGCAAGTGATACCGCAGTGATCAGTTGTGTATATAAATCCTTATCTACTTGTCTgcatgtttttaaaggaaaaatatcaagGTGATATTTAAAGGATCTGAATAGTGTTCCTTTAGATAGCCACTGCCAAGTTGCCATCCCAAAATGTCCCTCTTCacctcccaccaacagtggacaAAAGTGCCCTTTTCTCCAAGTCTTTGCCAACACTGGCCATTATGAATCCCTTAATTTCCATTTAACTGGTGGGCACAAGTGGTGTCTAATTTCTAGTTTACCTCTTGGCTCACTAGCAGAGTGAATCATaatgttattttgggggggaggggtacACCTGAGgtgtagcctggcatgctgcagtccttggggtcgcacaaACACACAGGCTGTGAAATGTggcaaaaaaaagtaaataacattATGATTCATCCTGCTAGTGAGCCGAGAGGTAAATTCCCCAACTTGGGATGGAATCCCGGGCCCTCAGCCAGTGAAACTGCAGAGTCCTAAGCACTGCCAGGGAAcccccatagctttattttttaatattattacgttttaagtttcaaaaagtagtacattttcatttttcataatttatagTCCACAAGGCATGCAGTGAAATGTCCTTCTCTCTGATTCCTCAaccccatcccctctccccagaGGTACCAGTGTTCCCATTTCCTGTCATCCTGGCAGAGATACTCTAGGTGCATATCAGCAGATTCTTAGGTATTTCTGTTTTCCCTCTTTTATCCAAACCATAATATAGTTAGTGGTTTTTTATCTGTGGAGATCTGATGAAAACTGAAAGTTCTCAGAAGATGGATCTGTGTGCCTTCACACAGACCTTACACAACTCTCAGGGTGGATGTACACCCTCCCTAGTCTTGCTTAGGTTAAGCATCCCTGTTCCCTAATCCCCTCTTGGTGAGACCTAAGTTTTGATAGATCAATGACCCTAGGACATGGAAATGTTCTGTGAGTATAATTTTATGTTTCCCAATCTAAGATCTTATCACTGCCAATTCACAGTTTAAATTGAGGTGTGAGCCTCTCTGGGCAAGGGAGTTAACAGCAGGTTTTTATCAAATTTAACATGTTCCAAACTGAACTCCTTATCTTCCCTCCCTCAAAACctgcttattcattcattcaacaaaataataatttaattaattagtttgtatttggctgtgctgggtcttcgttgctacacgGGCTTTTCTCTCCTCGCggcgagcaggggttactctctagttacGGTTTTCAGGCTTCTCACGGCAGCgtcttttcttgttgtggagcactggctctagggcactAGGGCTGCAGTAGTTGCCGTACCCAGCctccagagcacaggttcagtagttgtggtgcacgggcttagttgccttgtgCACCATATGATCAGGGAtccgggatcttcccagatcagggatcaaacccatgtcttctgcattggcaggtggatcctttaccactgagtcaccaaggaagcctctcAACAGAAAATTCTTGAGCATCCTGTAATGTGCCAGGAGCTGAGGATAAAACTGTGATCacgaaacaaaaacaaaacccacatcCCTGCTTCTTTAAACTCTTTTAAGATGGAGACAGAACTGGAATGGGGAATTTCAAGTAGCATGTGATGTATGTTACAAGAAGCCAAAGAGCCTGATGAAGACACTTTTGCACCAGAAGTGGGTTTAAATGATGAGCTGTCTAGAGGAGAAACGGAGTAGATAGAATTGAAAATGGCATCACAATGGGGACTAAAGCATGAAATACTGCTCCCTAGTTCCAGGATAGAATGTGAATGGGCAGAGTATATAGCAGCAAAAAGCTACTTGAACTCTTGTGGTCTTTTGGAATCCCCCAAAGAAACCTGAACTTCTATAATAGAGCCTCTTCTTATGGAAAATCCAGTCCATGGGTTTACTGGGGACTTTCCTAACTCTGTACCCTCATGAGGGGAACATTAGACCCCCAAACCGGTACTCTAATGCCCTGGTCATTGCGATTGGTTAACGTTTGGACACATAACCTAAGTGAgaaactcagagtccttcctgggaTTTGATATTCTTAATAATAGATGGATGCAGTATAAAAGAGTATACCTGCCACTGCTGATTCATAGTATTGCCTCAGCTCACCTTCAGGTTGAAACACAGGAGCAATGAATAATTCTCAAGCATCTGACAGCTTCTCAcccctactactactactactactaagtcacttcagtcgtgtccaactctgtgccaccccatagacggcagcccaccaggctcccccgtccctgggattctccaggcaagaacactggagtgggttgccatttccttctccaatgcatgagagtgagaagtgaaggtgaagtcgctccgttgtgtccgactcttagccaccccatggacctaGTGCTCCATATATTCCTGTGTCCAAGCCTTTCTGCATCACCTGGGGAACTtgctcagggaagccccaaagtgcaGGAGATTTAATGTTCCCAGAACAACTCTCACCCAGTGAGGGTGGAACGTCAGATTCCCTGGTCCACAGAGGGTCCCCAGAGAGACATAGTTGACCGCAGTGGTCACACACTTTTTGCAGGGGCATTtgtctctcttctctgtctcacttTGCCACTCCTTTATTTGTACTTCCTGAGACCACCTTACAAATAAGATCACTACACCCAAGTCCTTGCCTCTAGGTCTGCTTTGGAGGGAACCCAAACCAGAGAGAAGGCCTTCTTTTTGGGTCAGAGACCATCAGAACATAGCCCAGAACTGTTCCTCCAGCCTGGGACCCCAGAGGAGCAGATGTGGGCTCAGCCCACAACAAAGAGGCGCCCAGCTGAGGCAGGCTGGCAGCCTGAGGCAGAGCTGCCCATCCAAGCTCACTTTAGCCCATCTACATTCAACCTGAAGACCCAGGAGCATGAGAATAAATGTTTGCATGCCACTGAGATTTTGTGGCCCACAGAAAAATGGTCATGCAGCAAAAACATGAAGCCAACTGTATATCTCACTGCCTCTCCATTGCCCTGTCTCTATCCTgcagaaacacagaaataaaagatTTCAGAGGCTTAGAATAGGGAAGGAGAATTATGAAGTCAGACTGAGGACACTGAATCATGTGGCCTAAGGTATTGGTAGTGAGAGTGGACCCTACCTCTCTATGTAGAATTTATTGGACATGGTATCTGATGAGATTTAGGAGATGAGATGGGGAAATCAAGGCTCACACTCAGGTTCCCATGCTGTAAGTTGGAAATACAGAGGAAAGCAGACTACACTTTGAAATCTTATCTTGCTCATCTCAACACACAGTAGATGATCAATTAAAAAATGTACTGAATAAATGATCACATAGTTCAGTTTGTCCTGTGTGAACATAGGACAGTTCAGTTTGTCTGCAGGGGCCAATGTCTGAGAGGGAGCAGAATGGACAACAAGAGACATTTGAGAATCACAGGTGTACTGAAGTCAGGGAGAGATGAGGTCCCTGGGGAAAGAAGAAGGGCGGGCTGAGGAGCAAAGAGAGTGACTTGAAGCCAAAGTGCAGGCAGAGTGAGGCACTTCCTTGGGTTTCCAGAGACTCTTCACTTCTGGCCTTTGGGTACCGAGAAATACCCCGGGACCCTTGTGATGAATTTCTCTTTGGGTTTCATCCAGCTCAAGGTAGTTCCTCTGAATTTTCCATCAGAAAAGTGTCATGTAATCTGCCATCCTTGTTATTCATTCAGTCACCCAAGACGATTACTTGGCTTTCCATTCACTCATCGAACACTAGATTGGTTACCAAGGAGTGCTGTGCAGAGTATGAGTTAATCTTTGATGGTCCTTCCCTttccccatcaccacctcccccaCCAAGGCTCCGGTcagctcctgcctcctccctggtctcctgcctccACTGTCGCCCCTGCAACTCCACactcccctggagcagggagaaCAGTGAGTCTGAAGCACAGCTGATGATGTTCCTCACCTGCTTCAGAACCCTTTGTGCCAAACCTGCTGCGAGAAATATCTCAAAATAcagacatgaaagaaaaaagaaggcaatataaaacaaaacttcCCTCTTACCCTCAGGACAGAGTGCTGGCATTTGAAGCCTTCTATGACCTGACCCTCCCCAGCCTCTTCAGCCTCGTGCCCTTCCACCCTTGCTTCACATGGATGGCACAGCACGAAGTCCCAAATGAGGCACTGCTGCTTCCCTCCACGTGCTGGGGCTGCCCTTCTCCTGCTACCCACTCTTCCAGGAGTAGCTCAggggccacctcctccaggaagccctctgaCTCCTCTGACCTCCTGAATCCCCTGCGCTTTCCTCTGTCACTGTGCTAGTCATACTGTGCTGCCTTCCGAGTCTGCCTCCCCTCCTGGCCTGTGAGTTCCTTGAGGGTAGGACTAGATATGACCCACTCTGTGTCCCCAGGGCTCAGCCCAAGGCCAGGCACACATGAGGCCTCCTGGAATGTTTGTTGAAAGTCTGAGAGGCTTTCTGGGTGTCACTAATAATGGAGACCCCTGCAGAGCAGGTGGATTGATGGCTTAGTGACCGGTTTGGGGGCAATGGTGTGGGAGCCAGAGTGGTGGGGAGGGCCTGGGAGGTCAGGAAGTGGAGGCACTGGCAACCCCTTTGCCTCTCCCAGCTGCTGCCCTTCTGTCCTTCCTGTCTTCCTGCTCAGGGCATCTCTCTTGTTGGTTTCCCCTCATCCAGGCCCATGATGAACATCCCCTAATGGGGATATTTTCTAGTTTACTTTAAGCTTGTTTTGTGTGAACTCTCTAGAAGTTTCAAAATGGTTTTTGGGCCAAAAGCATTAAAGCTGTGACCTAagcctgtgctcagttgctcagtcctgtccaactctttgcaacctcatagactatagcctgtcaggcttctctgtccatgaaattttccaggcaagaatactggagcaggtggccatttTCTaccccaggggatgttcccaatgcagggatttaacccacgatcctgggtttcctgcattggcagagggatttttaccaccagtaccacctgggaagccctactgggACTGGGACTCCAAATCCCTCCCTGGAAGTCCCCAAGTTTCCCAATGGCCTCAGCCTCCCTAGTATCTCAGACCTCTTTGTCAAATATGCAATGGTCTGCATGtttgtgtctccccaaaattcatagGCTGGAATCCTAATGCCTGATGTGATGGTATtagaaggtggggcctttgggagatcATTAGTTCATAATTCATGAGCCCTCATGATTTGGGATTGCTGTTCCTATAAAAGACACCCCACAGAGCTCACTAGCTTTTTCAACTTGTGAGGGCCCAGTGGGGAAGTGCTGGCTATGACCAGGAATAGAGCTGTCATCTGACCAGGctagcaccctgatctcagactttcagcctccagaacttttatatatatatatatttgttgttgatAAGATACCCAGTCTGtagtatttttgttatagcagtctgAACAGACAAAGATAAAAGGTTTCTTGAACCTTTTCTTAATGATTGCTATAACTCTGCCAATAACACCCCAAATTTTGCATTTCAGAAACAGCTTTCTGTGCCCAGTGCCCAGGAGGAGGGTCGTATGCCCCTTACCTAGACCTTCTCCGGGGCTTGGAAGCTGGTGTTGGTCTCCAGTGACAGcctccagggaggaggagggcaggttTCTCTTTTATACCACCCCTTGTACCTTTCCCACACAGCTGCTCAGAAATGTGACACTCTCCCATCTATTTCTGGACATCTCTTCTAGGCTCAGGAATACTAGCCTCTGCCCAGGGTGTTCTGGGCAAGAGCTCTTCCCATGAAAAAAGCGAATCCCTGAACCCAGAGAGAAATCAAAGATCCAGGCTGGAACAACTGTCTCCTAATTGGGTTTGCTCCTGCATTCAGCATCCCTGGCCTCAGGGAGTATCTCCTCATTGATCCTTTCAGGTGATGGAGACTCATTTGAGGAGTAAGGAGAGATTTCTGAGTAGAGAGTGAGTCCCAGCTGCAGTGCTCTTGGTCATGTGATCTTGGAGGACTTTCCACTTCACTCTAGACCACTGTTCAATGACTAGATTTGAGTCCATCTCTTGGGGTCTTTCTTGGGGTGCCAGGTCTCAGGATAAGTGAAGCAATTCCCCAAAACCAGAGAATGGAGAGAGGAGGAAACTCTGATACCAGATCTGGTCCCGTGTTGTGTCCCTGCAGGCCTAGCTATCCAGACAGTATAGTATCTTCTGTTCCAGCAATTGCCAATTCTCAGGACCCTCTagggggagaggcaggcaggatATGTAGATGAGTTGCTGTTTTTTCACAGTAATGGAGAACAGCAGAGTGACTCCTGATTTTCTGATTTTGGAGTGCTTTGGGGAAGCCAGTCTAAATTAGAAGGGGATGAAGAACTTGTCTGGATTTGTTGTGTTTGCCTGAGGAGCAGTCCGGTTTCGGGACCACGTCTCTTCTTCTTCGTTTGGTCATGCTTCATGGtttgtgggatttcagttccctgaccagggactgaacctgggccacagcagtgaaagcctgaaATCCTGACCACTGtggcaccagggaaatccct
This portion of the Bos taurus isolate L1 Dominette 01449 registration number 42190680 breed Hereford chromosome 15, ARS-UCD2.0, whole genome shotgun sequence genome encodes:
- the ART1 gene encoding GPI-linked NAD(P)(+)--arginine ADP-ribosyltransferase 1 isoform X1, whose translation is MQSPAVMSLLLVSMGLMEALQAQSHPVIRRDLLSREMPLDMALASFDDQYAGCATAMAAALPELNRTEFQANKVYPDGWVQASSQWRERQAWGPEWGVSPTRLLAPLGFREEHGVALLAYTANSPLHKEFNAAVREAGRSRAHYLQHFSFKTLHFLLTEALQLLSSGQRPPQCHQVFRGVQGLRFRPAGPGATVRLGGFASASLQDAAAQHFGEDTFFGIWTCLGAPIKGYSFFPGEEEVLIPPFETFQVINASRPAQGPSRIYLRAVGKRSTYNCEYIKDKQCKSERCRLGNSAVGQSPLSAVWSLLLLLWFLVGEVFPESPGFL
- the ART1 gene encoding GPI-linked NAD(P)(+)--arginine ADP-ribosyltransferase 1 precursor (The RefSeq protein has 2 substitutions compared to this genomic sequence), which codes for MQSPAVMSLLLVSMGLMEALQAQSHPVIRRDLLSREMPLDMALTSFDDQYAGCATAMAAALPELNRTEFQANKVYADGWVQASSQWRERQAWGPEWGVSPTRLLAPLGFREEHGVALLAYTANSPLHKEFNAAVREAGRSRAHYLQHFSFKTLHFLLTEALQLLSSGQRPPQCHQVFRGVQGLRFRPAGPGATVRLGGFASASLQDAAAQHFGEDTFFGIWTCLGAPIKGYSFFPGEEEVLIPPFETFQVINASRPAQGPSRIYLRAVGKRSTYNCEYIKDKQCKSERCRLGNSAVGQSPLSAVWSLLLLLWFLVGEVFPESPGFL